GCTAAACTTACTCAACAAGAAGAAGAAGCTGCGCCAGTTGCAGAAGATTACTTAGCAGAGATCCGTGATCTAATGCGACAAGAACAAGGCTTACCAGTCGAAACAGACGAGGATAGCCAGTCAGAAGAAACAAATGAAGCTGACGAAAAAGCCAATTCTTAAAAATTCCGAATATAAATAAAAAAATTAGGAAAAAGTAGTGATATCACTACTTTTTCCTAATTAAAAAGTCTATTTTAAGTAAAACGCACATTAACTTAAATTAGACTGTATCAAGAAATTCAATTTCTACAGATTTTGTTAATACGTCTGAGTAACTATAAGAAACTCTTTCAAATGAGTTTTCTTCTGGATCTAAATCCACAACAAAAACTGCTGGGTATGTCTCTGTTAAAACGCCTCGACGCTGAGTCTGACGTTTCCGTCCTGTTTGAGCCACTAGCATAATCTTACTGCCAATGCGCTCTTCTAGTGCTTTTTTAATTGTCGATAGAGTCGTTGGCATCGCATTCACCTCAACTTCTATTATAACATAAAACACACGAATTTTAAAGTATACCACAAAAGCTAAAAATTTGACAATAGTTTTTTTAGAAAAACAATAAAAAGATTCAAAGGTCAGGTGAAACAAACCATCGAGTCATTTTTCGTTTACATCGATCATATGCGCTGCGAAGCACGATAGGGTTTTGTGAGGCTAAGGTAGTTACATCTCCATAGAAATAACCATAAAAAGCTCTACTTTCCAACTCTGTAAGCACCGTCTCATTTTCTTCTAACGTCTCTTGTACAATCAATTGTTCTAAAGGATCAGCAGTATATGCTCGTCGTTCAAATTGCTCTTTTGCCCCTTCTAAAAAAAGATCCTCTCCATAAAAAATCAAGTTTTCGGAAGTTTTTCTTTTATAAGCATAGTTTTTACGTACTAAACTGACAATTTCATTTTCAAAAGCACGTTTGAAAAAAATTCCTAATGTAGTTTGTTGATTAACTTTATATTCAT
This region of Tetragenococcus osmophilus genomic DNA includes:
- a CDS encoding Veg family protein → MPTTLSTIKKALEERIGSKIMLVAQTGRKRQTQRRGVLTETYPAVFVVDLDPEENSFERVSYSYSDVLTKSVEIEFLDTV
- a CDS encoding helix-turn-helix domain-containing protein is translated as MDVNLVIKAQHGDEKAMIKLFEYYRPVIHAMRTKYYLRDFDEQDWIQEGLIIFNRCLHEYKVNQQTTLGIFFKRAFENEIVSLVRKNYAYKRKTSENLIFYGEDLFLEGAKEQFERRAYTADPLEQLIVQETLEENETVLTELESRAFYGYFYGDVTTLASQNPIVLRSAYDRCKRKMTRWFVSPDL